The proteins below are encoded in one region of Deltaproteobacteria bacterium:
- a CDS encoding iron ABC transporter permease: QSWGLIAAAAAYALAGLAWLAAHAQDLNLLAAGEEGAAELGVDVERARRAVFVAASLLVGAAVSVSGMISFVGLIVPHLVRLVFGADHRLLLPASFLGGAAFLVWADTLARTALAPAELPVGVVTALVGGPVFLFLLRRALVREAS, from the coding sequence CAGAGCTGGGGGCTCATCGCGGCGGCCGCGGCGTACGCGCTCGCCGGGCTCGCGTGGCTCGCGGCGCATGCGCAGGACCTGAATCTGCTCGCCGCGGGCGAGGAGGGTGCCGCGGAGCTCGGCGTCGACGTCGAGCGGGCGCGGCGCGCCGTGTTCGTGGCGGCATCGCTGCTCGTCGGCGCGGCCGTATCGGTGAGCGGCATGATCAGCTTCGTCGGCCTGATCGTGCCGCATCTCGTCCGACTCGTCTTCGGCGCCGACCATCGCCTGCTCCTGCCGGCGTCGTTCCTCGGCGGCGCCGCCTTTCTCGTCTGGGCCGACACGCTGGCGCGGACGGCGCTGGCACCTGCGGAGCTTCCGGTCGGCGTCGTGACGGCGCTCGTGGGCGGTCCCGTGTTCCTCTTCCTGCTGCGCCGCGCGCTCGTGCGAGAGGCCTCGTGA